A genome region from bacterium includes the following:
- a CDS encoding N-acetyltransferase produces the protein MFPRPSKGNSIPSYAELIHQNAILGCGTWSGWEQITFRSQPELIWYHSSVQDILFNSVLHSDMTLDSFRRNLETVSDYCNKANCSIAWLVSNPAILTNTHRALFEEYSFQEKSGTTGMYLQLAEPDTQLIVAPKESEDNSQEQIEIVCDNSTLREWTETLIRSYHFPVTLIESWYQLHEAIGYRSADSAKNAKSQIADSLWEHYILRSGNDVVATGSILCGQGEHQSSFANLAVLPERRGGGYGSRLARFCLSKLREYGYATVTLYASQDAYNLYTRLGFSTSYRNTFFIR, from the coding sequence ATGTTTCCACGCCCTAGTAAGGGGAACTCAATCCCCTCTTATGCCGAGCTCATTCATCAGAACGCCATATTGGGGTGTGGTACTTGGTCAGGATGGGAACAGATTACGTTCCGTTCTCAACCTGAGCTGATTTGGTATCACTCATCGGTTCAGGACATACTGTTCAATTCAGTGCTCCATTCGGATATGACGCTAGACAGCTTTAGGAGAAACCTTGAAACTGTCAGTGATTACTGTAACAAGGCAAACTGCTCTATCGCATGGCTTGTTTCAAATCCTGCAATCCTGACGAATACGCATCGAGCACTATTTGAAGAATATTCTTTCCAAGAAAAATCGGGTACAACAGGAATGTATCTTCAGCTGGCCGAGCCTGACACACAGCTCATAGTCGCGCCGAAGGAGTCTGAAGACAACTCACAAGAACAGATAGAGATTGTTTGTGACAACAGCACACTGCGTGAATGGACAGAGACTCTCATCCGTAGCTATCACTTTCCTGTCACATTAATAGAATCGTGGTATCAGCTCCATGAAGCGATCGGCTATCGGAGTGCCGATTCCGCTAAAAATGCAAAGAGCCAGATAGCCGACTCCCTGTGGGAACACTATATACTTCGAAGTGGCAATGATGTCGTTGCCACTGGTTCAATTCTTTGTGGACAGGGAGAACATCAGTCGAGCTTCGCTAATCTTGCTGTATTACCCGAACGGCGCGGAGGTGGATACGGCTCTCGACTTGCCCGGTTTTGTCTATCAAAACTCAGAGAATACGGCTATGCAACCGTTACTCTGTATGCATCACAAGATGCATATAATCTCTATACTCGGCTCGGCTTTTCAACGAGCTACCGAAATACTTTCTTTATTCGCTAG